In Metopolophium dirhodum isolate CAU chromosome 7, ASM1992520v1, whole genome shotgun sequence, one genomic interval encodes:
- the LOC132948268 gene encoding guanine nucleotide-binding protein-like 3 homolog, with protein sequence MALPKQRKQSKRLKCRTKYKVAKKVREHNRKLKRVAKKNPKKKTKNSMIIAPNMCPFKEEIIEQLNEAKRKEREIRLSNFNSMETQSEEETKKSTESKLPFKQKWLLKETRADRYIEHNYKNIISMCDVVLEVLDIRDPLATRSKEIDDYLTANPDKKRIILLNKIDLVPKSIVTDWVEYFSKIAPTVPFRASREVRNTPKTSAKDPNFIARIKKKVANRCFGESVVLNYLQTCIDAPILGITVGVVGMPKVGKSCVVDTIKWKYTIGDEPVPSKKNQSIGVFPFNNIKIELLPWKCTGASTILEKPSDNRLLLRQALQVNLQNVVPTKICALILPYIKKNQLKLLYDMTVENTEDYTHILEMKAKRHSLINRQGKPDQLNAAKSFMKDLKDGTLLYYTRPLVKEAPGTAMSIDQETKFNVEDMSTKISKGLSHCRDRARTLYFDMTDS encoded by the exons ATGGCTTTGCCAAAACAGA GGAAACAGTCCAAACGTTTGAAGTGCAGGACCAAGTACAAGGTTGCCAAGAAAGTACGAGAGCACAATCGAAAACTCAAAAGAGTTGCAAAGAAAAATCCGAAAAAAA AGACCAAAAATAGTATGATTATTGCTCCAAACATGTGTCCATTCAAAGAAGAAATCATTGAGCAACTTAATGAAGCTAAAAGAAAAGAGCGCGAGATACGTTTgtccaattttaattcaatggaAACACAATCTGAAGAAGAAACTAAAAAGAGTACTGAATCAAAATTGCcttttaaacaaaaatggcTTTTAAAAGAAACTAGAGCAGACCGATATATTGaacacaattataaaaat ATAATTTCAATGTGTGATGTAGTTCTAGAGGTTTTGGATATTCGTGATCCATTAGCTACTCGTTCTAAGGAAATAGACGATTATTTAACAGCCAATCCAGataaaaaacgtattattttgttaaataaaatcgatttagtGCCTAAATCAATAGTAACTGATTGGGTAGAATATTTTAGTAAGATAGCACCAACAGTGCCTTTCAGAGCCAGTCGTGAAGTACGAAATACACCAAAAACTAGTGCGAAAGATCCAAATTTTATagcaagaataaaaaaaaaagtagccAATAGATGTTTTGGTGAATCTGTTGTATTGAACTATTTACAGACTTGTATAGACGCACCAATCTTAGGTATTACAGTTGGTGTTGTTGGTATGCCCAAAGTGGGAAAATCTTGTGTTGTAGATACCATTAAATGGAAATATACGATTGGTGATGAACCTGTTCCATCAAAAAAGAATCA ATCAATAGGAGTATTTcctttcaataatataaaaattgaattattgccATGGAAATGTACTGGAGCTAGTACTATATTGGAGAAGCCCAGTGATAATCGTTTATTATTAAGACAGGCATTACAAGTAAACCTTCAAAATGTAGTCCCAACCAAGATATGTGCTTTAATATTaccttacattaaaaaaaatcag ttaaagTTATTGTATGACATGACTGTAGAAAATACTGAAGATTATACACACATACTTGAAATGAAAGCAAAACGACATAGCTTAATAAATAGACAAGGAAAACCAGACCAACTTAATGCAGCCAAATCTTTCATGAAAGATTTAAAGGA cggAACATTACTGTACTACACGCGGCCACTTGTTAAAGAAGCCCCAGGAACAGCAATGTCTATAGACCAGGAAACAAAATTCAATGTTGAAGATATGagcacaaaaattagcaaaggTCTATCTCATTGTAGGGATAGAGCTAGAACTCTTTATTTTGATATGACCGATTCATAA